AGGTGCAGGTGCAGTGGTAACTAAAACGGTGAGACCTTATGCCTTAATGGTTGGTAATCCTGCTAAGCAAATTGGCTGGATGAGTGAATTCGGACAGCAGCTGCATTTTAATGATGAAGGTTTTGCCACCTGTTCTGAAAGCGGTGATAAGTATCAGCTAATAAATGAGTGTGTTTCTAAATTGTAAAAACAAATACGATGTATAAAAAACTTGTTGAAAAGAAAGCGAAGCTTTCACTTGTAGGATTAGGTTACGTAGGCTTACCTATAGCCCTTGAATTTGCAAAAAAGATATCAGTAGTAGGTTTTGACATTAAAGAGGATAGATTAGAAAAAATGCGTCAGGGCATTGATCCTTGTTCTGAGTTAGATTCTTCTGCTTTCGATAATACCGATATTGTTTTTACCTCTTCGATTGATACGCTTAGAGAAGCTTCTTTCCATATTGTTGCTGTTCCAACACCAATTGATGAATTCAACCAACCTGATTTAAAGCCATTACTAAGTGCTTCGCGTACTGTTGGACAGGCACTAAAGAAAGGTGATTATGTTGTATACGAATCTACCGTATATCCTGGATGTACTGAGGAGGATTGTATTCCTATTCTTGAAGAAGTTTCTGGTCTTAAGGCTGGAGTAGATTTTAAGGTCGGCTATTCACCAGAGCGAATAAATCCGGGAGATAAAAATCATACCCTAACCAATACAACAAAAATAGTATCAGGTTGCGATGCCGAGGCTTTGGATACTATTGCAAAGGTTTATGAGTTGGTTATTCAACCAGGGGTGCACCGTGCTCCAAATATTAAGGTTGCCGAGGCTGCTAAGATTATTGAGAATACTCAGCGTGATGTAAACATCGCATTGATGAATGAGCTTTCTATAATTTTTAGTCGCATTGGAATTAACACTTTTGATGTACTTGAGGCTGCTGGTACAAAATGGAATTTCTTAAAATTCTATCCAGGATTAGTTGGTGGACACTGTATTGGCGTAGACCCATATTACCTTGTACACAAGGCAAAGGAGTTAAAGTATCACCCACAGGTTATTAACGCTGGTCGCTTTATTAACGATTCTATGGGAGGCTATATCGCCAAGAAGTTGGTAAAGAAGATGATTTCTTTAGGAAAAAATATTCTTGGCTCTAGGGTACTAGTAATGGGAGTTACCTTTAAGGAGGATGTTGCCGATATTCGTAACTCTAAGGTTGCCGATATTATCAATGAATTAAAAGATTACGGTATTGATGTTGATGTAGTTGACCCACATGCTGATGCCGAAGAGGTGCGCCACGAGTATGGCTTTAATCTTATTGAAAAGCCTATTGGTAATTACGATTCTGTTATTGTTGCTGTTTCGCATAAGGAGTACTATAGCCTTGATGAAAAATTCTTTAAATCGCTAACTCACGATAGTGCTGTTTTAGTTGATGTAAAGGGAATTTATAGAGGGAAAATTCATAGTTTGAAGTATTGGAGCTTGTAGTTTAATGAGTTATATTAATACATTAAAGTCAAATGTTTTTGTTAAACAAGTTCTTACATTAGCATCTGGTTCAGTAGTATCTGCTGCAATTCCATTGTTTGCATCGCCTATTTTAGCTCGGTTATATTCACCTGCTGAATTTGGTCAATTAGCCGTATTTTTAGGTTTTGTAGGTGTCTTAAGTGTAAT
This genomic window from Acetobacteroides hydrogenigenes contains:
- a CDS encoding nucleotide sugar dehydrogenase, whose amino-acid sequence is MYKKLVEKKAKLSLVGLGYVGLPIALEFAKKISVVGFDIKEDRLEKMRQGIDPCSELDSSAFDNTDIVFTSSIDTLREASFHIVAVPTPIDEFNQPDLKPLLSASRTVGQALKKGDYVVYESTVYPGCTEEDCIPILEEVSGLKAGVDFKVGYSPERINPGDKNHTLTNTTKIVSGCDAEALDTIAKVYELVIQPGVHRAPNIKVAEAAKIIENTQRDVNIALMNELSIIFSRIGINTFDVLEAAGTKWNFLKFYPGLVGGHCIGVDPYYLVHKAKELKYHPQVINAGRFINDSMGGYIAKKLVKKMISLGKNILGSRVLVMGVTFKEDVADIRNSKVADIINELKDYGIDVDVVDPHADAEEVRHEYGFNLIEKPIGNYDSVIVAVSHKEYYSLDEKFFKSLTHDSAVLVDVKGIYRGKIHSLKYWSL